From a single Lentisphaera profundi genomic region:
- a CDS encoding S1 RNA-binding domain-containing protein, which produces MIDIGSYNTLRVLRLVDFGAYLGNLESGQDVLIPKRYCPEGLTEGDDIEVFIYTDSEDRIIATTETPLAIVGECAFLDVIDINDFGAFLDWGLPKDLFVPFSHQPYPFQVGQKAFVYLKYDDVSQRVIATGKVRNQLKNDVSDIEVGNPFKGIIYEQHELGWRMVVDNKYHAMIFDSDFTELPEKGDILNVFVKAIRNDGKLDVTLFPLHEAVQDDLELFIIKYLKESDGVMPYDSKSSAETVQGEFGVSRKVFKKALGALYKKKYVDFADGNTRLL; this is translated from the coding sequence ATGATTGATATTGGTAGTTATAATACGTTAAGAGTGTTGCGTTTAGTAGATTTTGGAGCTTACTTGGGCAATTTGGAGTCAGGACAAGATGTTTTAATTCCAAAGCGCTATTGTCCAGAAGGTTTAACTGAGGGAGACGATATTGAAGTCTTCATTTATACTGACTCGGAAGATAGAATCATTGCAACTACAGAGACGCCTTTGGCTATTGTCGGTGAATGTGCTTTCCTAGATGTTATAGATATCAATGACTTTGGTGCGTTCTTAGACTGGGGTTTACCGAAAGATTTATTTGTTCCTTTTTCTCATCAACCCTATCCCTTTCAAGTGGGTCAAAAAGCTTTTGTTTACCTGAAATATGATGACGTGAGTCAGCGTGTAATCGCTACTGGTAAAGTACGTAATCAATTAAAAAATGATGTTTCCGATATAGAAGTGGGTAATCCTTTCAAAGGTATTATTTATGAGCAGCATGAGCTGGGATGGCGCATGGTTGTCGATAATAAGTATCACGCCATGATCTTTGATAGTGACTTTACTGAGCTCCCTGAAAAAGGCGATATCCTCAATGTCTTTGTGAAAGCAATCCGTAATGATGGCAAGCTAGATGTAACCTTATTTCCTCTTCATGAAGCGGTTCAAGATGATTTAGAGTTGTTCATCATCAAATACCTTAAAGAATCTGATGGTGTGATGCCTTATGATTCTAAATCATCGGCAGAGACTGTCCAAGGTGAGTTTGGTGTGAGCCGTAAAGTATTTAAAAAAGCTTTAGGTGCACTCTACAAGAAAAAGTATGTTGACTTTGCTGATGGGAATACTCGCCTGCTCTAA
- a CDS encoding RecQ family ATP-dependent DNA helicase: MVDEAHCISQWGHDFRPDYTRLGEMAQKLGIKQICAFTATATPRVRDDIKTQLRRPEMDVVVTGFARPNLSLMVEECSKKDKKLEKIRELLEDRKPTIIYCSTRKAVEEVMDGLSIRGYHGGMSDRDRNDAQDYFLYDSNPVLAATNAFGMGIDRADIRQVIHYNFPGAIEAYYQEVGRAGRDGEQSTCVLLFSFADRYTHEFLIDLNNPDEAMIRSTWLTLVNMCKRTGENYFEMTLGELAEMIPKAKGEQQLSGVMKELEKKNYIRRGFRQENTGKMGFAKSREQLLADFPTPKTQRAIFIHRFLERHGDTMMNGAMIEISYYQMCSITGLKPEQVKRVVNALKGDQVLWEPPFSGRSFEVLSDGALDIDFSGLKKRRDSEVERLDEMISYVQTRDCRQDYLIKYFGADDSSWRCGTCDRCQPASGTGGEYRRLSEVETKQVLRLMEAVENFSGYLGLSKIAMLVTGSRDASIVGSRLKDSDHYGCLDMMDQSHIRELLQSLEGKGLVKRTKDKYPVLKITTMGSEFIERPKALELMVPSKKKRIKREPSRAIEAIQRKQKIEGGDLYEELRQLRNELAKRDDVEPWLVLSNAALKALEDGKPVDLDGFRKIKGVGDYRAARYGKDFLELIASK; the protein is encoded by the coding sequence GTGGTCGATGAAGCTCACTGTATATCCCAATGGGGCCATGACTTCCGTCCTGATTATACCCGTTTGGGTGAGATGGCTCAGAAACTGGGTATTAAGCAAATTTGTGCTTTTACCGCTACCGCGACGCCACGAGTTAGAGATGATATAAAAACCCAGTTACGACGCCCAGAAATGGATGTGGTAGTGACGGGTTTTGCCCGCCCCAATTTGAGTTTGATGGTAGAGGAATGTTCAAAGAAAGATAAGAAGTTAGAAAAAATTCGCGAATTGCTCGAAGATCGCAAGCCGACAATTATTTATTGTTCCACCCGTAAAGCGGTAGAAGAAGTGATGGATGGCTTATCAATTCGTGGTTATCATGGCGGAATGAGTGATCGCGATCGCAATGATGCTCAGGATTATTTTCTCTATGATTCAAACCCAGTTTTAGCGGCAACAAATGCTTTTGGCATGGGAATTGATCGAGCGGATATTCGTCAGGTTATTCACTATAATTTTCCAGGTGCGATAGAAGCTTATTACCAAGAAGTGGGACGTGCAGGACGTGATGGAGAGCAATCAACTTGTGTTTTACTCTTTTCATTTGCAGATCGATACACCCATGAATTTTTGATTGACCTCAATAACCCTGATGAAGCTATGATTCGCAGTACCTGGCTGACTTTAGTGAATATGTGTAAGCGCACTGGCGAGAACTATTTTGAAATGACTCTAGGTGAACTCGCCGAGATGATTCCCAAAGCGAAAGGTGAGCAACAGCTCTCTGGAGTGATGAAAGAATTAGAGAAGAAAAATTATATTCGCCGTGGCTTTCGCCAAGAAAACACGGGAAAAATGGGTTTTGCCAAAAGTCGCGAGCAGCTGCTCGCAGATTTTCCTACTCCCAAGACTCAGCGTGCTATTTTTATTCACCGCTTTTTAGAGCGTCATGGCGATACCATGATGAATGGTGCGATGATCGAGATTTCCTATTATCAGATGTGCTCTATAACGGGTTTGAAACCCGAACAAGTGAAGCGAGTTGTGAATGCCTTGAAGGGTGATCAAGTTCTCTGGGAACCGCCCTTTTCGGGTAGAAGTTTCGAAGTTTTATCTGATGGCGCGCTAGATATAGATTTTTCAGGTTTGAAAAAGAGACGTGATTCAGAAGTCGAACGCTTAGACGAAATGATTTCCTATGTTCAAACCCGTGATTGCCGTCAAGATTATTTGATTAAGTATTTTGGTGCCGATGATTCAAGCTGGCGTTGTGGTACCTGCGATCGTTGTCAGCCCGCATCGGGAACTGGAGGCGAATACCGTCGTTTAAGTGAAGTCGAAACAAAACAAGTTTTACGCTTAATGGAAGCCGTCGAGAACTTTAGTGGTTATTTAGGCTTATCTAAAATAGCAATGTTAGTGACCGGAAGTCGCGATGCTTCGATAGTGGGAAGCCGTTTAAAAGATTCGGATCACTACGGCTGTTTAGATATGATGGATCAATCTCATATTCGTGAATTACTTCAGAGTTTAGAAGGTAAGGGCTTGGTGAAACGCACCAAGGATAAGTACCCCGTTCTGAAGATCACTACTATGGGCAGCGAATTTATCGAAAGACCCAAAGCTTTAGAACTCATGGTTCCTAGTAAAAAGAAAAGAATCAAACGCGAGCCTTCGCGTGCGATAGAAGCGATTCAGAGAAAACAAAAAATTGAGGGCGGGGATTTATACGAAGAGCTGCGTCAGTTGCGAAATGAATTAGCAAAACGCGATGATGTCGAACCTTGGTTAGTCTTGAGCAATGCCGCACTAAAAGCTTTGGAAGATGGGAAACCTGTTGATTTAGATGGCTTTCGAAAAATTAAAGGCGTGGGTGATTATAGAGCCGCACGTTATGGTAAGGACTTTTTAGAGCTTATTGCGAGTAAATGA
- a CDS encoding DEAD/DEAH box helicase: MNELREGLKKFFSFDTFLEGQDQVIERVYKGEDLCVVMPTGAGKSLCYQLPALVRQGYTVVISPLIALMKDQVDALKNKGISAEFINSTQSQTIQNNILMQTQQGMIKLLYVAPERMRSQAFRDLLKDYPPLV, encoded by the coding sequence ATGAATGAATTGCGTGAAGGACTCAAGAAGTTCTTCTCCTTTGATACCTTTCTAGAAGGACAGGATCAAGTTATAGAGAGAGTTTATAAGGGTGAGGACCTCTGTGTTGTCATGCCTACGGGAGCAGGGAAATCTCTCTGTTACCAACTTCCGGCTTTAGTCAGACAGGGTTACACAGTGGTTATTTCTCCGCTGATTGCGCTGATGAAAGACCAAGTAGATGCCTTGAAGAATAAGGGCATTTCAGCTGAGTTTATCAATAGTACCCAAAGCCAAACTATTCAAAATAATATCCTCATGCAAACTCAGCAAGGGATGATTAAATTACTTTATGTTGCACCTGAACGCATGCGTTCACAAGCCTTTCGCGATTTACTGAAAGATTATCCCCCGTTAGTTTAG